GGAACGTTCAATGAAGCGGATTGAGCATGAGCTGAGGCTCAGCGAGACGGTCCGGCCGTACGGCGTCGGGAGCATCGTCGACGTCTCAGGTGCGTCGCTCGTCGCCCCAGACACGTCGTGGTGGAAGCCATCGAACGCGCCGCTGCTTCGATGCGAGCGGTTGGAGGCGGAGCTCTCGGATGGCGAGCTGAGGATGGCACCGTATGTGGCTGACCGCCCGGGAGCGCGAACCTATCGACTGGAGTACCGACGGTTTCCTGAGTGGCGCTTCTGCGATCGTTGCGCCCGACTCTCGCGGCAGACCGGCAGCGACAAGGGCTCGTTCACGAATCGCTGTCAGGAGTGCCGAGGGGGGCTCGTGCCAGTCCGCTTCGTGGCGATGTGCGAGGGCGGCAGCCACGTTCAGGACATTCAATGGTTCGCGTGGGTCCACCGAGGTCGCACAGCTTCCGCGGAGCACCGCCAGTGCCGACCGGACAACACGCTTCGACTGCGTCGTGTCCCGGGAGCCGGGGAGAGTCTGGCGGGCCTCGTGGCGTCGTGCGACCGATGCAGCCGGAGCCGTTCGCTGAGCGAGGTCATCGGGTCCGAAGCGCTCACCATCGACGGCTTCTCTTGCTTCGGCAAGCAGCCTTGGCAGTCGACGAAGACCGACTGCCCGCGTCCGCTCCGCGCCGTCCTGCGGACTTCGACATCGGGCTACCTGGCCGACACGCTCACCGCGTTGGATATTCCTGAGGAGCAGGAGCAGTCGGCGAAGAGCGCGGAGGCGATCCGACAGCATGCCTTCTTCGCGAAGCTGCAGGCAGATCCCCACGGGCCATTCGGCGATGCCTTGGTCGAGATGATCGCGCAGGAGACGGGCCTCGAAGCGGACATCGTGCGCGCAGTAGCCGAGTCGGGAACATCGTCCTCTCCCGATGCCGTGCGACGCCTGAAGGCGGGCGAGTGGTCGGCCTTCGTCAGCAGGCTTGAAGTGCAGCAGGACGAGCACGATCCCGAGTTCATCGTGCGTAGGACGGCCAGGTCCAGCGAGGTCGAGGCAGCAGGATCGGTCGCGCTTGCGCAGCGAATCCGCACGTTTGGGGCGGTCGATCGAGTCCGCGTGGTCTCAGCGCTGCGGGGCTTCCGCCGAGTTTCCGAAGACGCCGAATACGTCTCGGCGGACCTCCGGCAGGTGCAGTCCGCCAAGAAGATCTATCCGTCGATGGAGCAGTTCGGCGAGGGCATCATCATGACCTTCGACGAGGGAGCGCTCGCGGACTGGGAGTCTCATCCCCTCGTGCAGCGGCGGGTGCGTGATCTGGCCCAGGCAGCGAACGTCGCGATGGACAGCGCACGGCTGCCGGATGTCACGCCGCGTTGGGTTGCGTTGCATACCCTCTCCCACCTGCTCCTTCGGCGCCTTGCGTTCGCAAGCGGCTACACGAGCGCGTCCCTGTCCGAACGCATCTACGCACACGGCAGCGAGAGCGACCCGGAGGCGGGAATCTTCATCTACACGGCGTCAGGCGATGCGCAAGGGACGCTGGGCGGCCTGGCTCGCCTTGCGCGCCCGAGGAACTTCATCGGCGTACTGCTCGAGGCTCTTGAGGACGCCGAGGTCTGCTCCAACGACCCGGTCTGCTTGGAGAGCGGTCAGGCCGCGGTGCGCGCGAACCTGGCCGCGTGTCACGGGTGTGCACTGGTCGCCGAGACGTCGTGCGAAGTCAACAACCGCTTCCTCGACCGCGCGTTGCTCCTCGGCGGTGCAGGCATCGCCGACTTCGAGGCGATGCCGGGCCTGCTGGAGCGCGTCGTGTCGGAGTCGCGGACGATGTTCGCCTAGCGCCGGCGTGCCCGCCGGCAGTGTCCTCGGACCGCATTACATTGACTCTGTGCCCGACTCGATCCACGTCCTCGACCTCTTCGCCGGGGCCGGGGGCCTGACCCGCGGATTCCACGAGGCGTCACCACGTTTCAGGTCCGTGGCCGCTGTCGAGTTCGATGCCGCCGCCGCCGCCGCGTTCTCGCGGAACTTCAGCGAGGCGGCCGTGCACCCGATGGACATTCGCGCTTGGCTCGACGAAGGTGGCGCCACCGTTGGCATGGCGAAGGTCATCGTTGGCGGCCCGCCCTGCCAAGGTTTCTCGACGCTGGGAAAGCGAAAGGTTGACGACGAGCGGAACGAGCTCTGGCGCCAGTACGAGCGAACCATCCTCGCCGTTCAGCCCGAGTACTTCGTCGTCGAGAACGTCGCCGCGTTCGAGAAGTCCCCGCAGTTCGAGCAGTTCCAAGCCTCGACCGACGGAGGCGAGCTCAAGGACTATGCGTTCAAATCGGGGATCCTCAACGCGGCCGACTTCGGCGCACCCCAGGCCCGCAAGCGAGCGATCCTGATCGGACACCACCGCGACCTTCCGTTCCCTGGTTGGCCCACGCCGACGCACAAGGGAAGGCACGTGACCGTGTCGGAAGCACTCGCCAGCATCCCAGAGCCCACGGACGGCATCGACCTCCCTGATCACCGGACCATCGACTTCGCTGGCCGCACGTTCAGGGGCTCATTCACCGCGTCAGAACTCCACTTGTCTCGCAATTACACGGACCTGTCGCGGCGCCGGTTTGCTGCCATCCCGCCAGGTGGCAACCGGTTCGACCTGCCCGACGACCTGAAGGCGAAGTGCTGGATCGGGCACACGTCAGGTTCCGGCGATGTCATGGGCAGGTTGCATCTGCACCGACCGTCCGTGACCATCCGCACGGAGTTCTTCAAGCCGGAGAAGGGCCGCTACCTGCACCCGCGAGCGAACCGAGCCATCACGCATCGCGAAGCCGCCCGCCTACAGGGATTCCCCGACAGCCATCGATTCGTGGGATCGAAGACCGAGATGGCGCGTCAGATCGGCAACGCCGTCCCTGTTCAGCTCGGAGCCGCGATCGCCAGGAATCTAGAGGTAGCACTGCGGTAAGGGCTCGCAGACACCGAGGCGCGCAAACGCACGCGGGACGACAACCATAGCCAAGCCCGTTGCGGAGTACCGCGACGGGCAACGACTCGACTGGCCTACCTGCCGTCGACGGTGGCGATGGTTGTGCGAAGACGCTCCCGCAGCGCCGGGTCGACGACGTAGACATACGTCCCGCGCATCCCGCGCGTCAGCAACACGGAGTACACGTTGCGCACGAACTCCAGCAGGTCGGCGTCGGAGTAGACGATCCCGAGTTTCGGGTTGTTCTCGGCGCCTTTCTTGTCGAAGTAGCGCTCGCGCACGAACTGCACCCGGCCGTCGGGCGCGAGGCTCACCTCCGGACCGATGATCACGCCGGCGTAGTTGAGGTCGTAGCCCTGCACCGTGTGGATCGACCCGACCTCGTCACGTGAGGTCGGGGAGTTGATCCAATCGGTCGCGGTCACGTTCCACCGCATCCGCTCGCCATCGAGCTCGATGTCGTAGGCCGTCGGGTCCTTCTTCGACGCCCACGGCCAGGCGTAGCCGGCGACCAGTCGCGCGAGACCGACCTCGTCATCCCGCTTCCGGATCTCGCGGCGCATCGCGCCAAGGTCGTCGAAGACTCGCAGGTCGTAGTCACGGAAGGAGGTTGGCGCAGGGGGATCGTCGCCCAACAGCGCACGGGTGAACCCGACGTAGTCCTCACCCGCTGCCACCCGCATCTGCGACGTCAGCGGGTAGAGGCGATCATCTCGCCGCGCCTCGTCGACGAGCGCGGCAGTCGTAGCAGCGGGAAGGTCGGCAGGACGCACGCTCTGCGCGCGGTCGAGCATGAGGATGACGTGCTTCGCCTTCGCCTGAATCCAGTCGAGCTGCGTCTTGGAGGCGTCGTCGAATCCGAAGAGCCGCTCGGTGATCTGCTGGAATTGCTTGTTCTTCGGCCCGGACGGCTGGTTCGCGCGCTGGTTGAGCCGATGCGCCTCGTCGACGACGAGGATGTCGAAGTCGTGCTCGCTGTTGCCGACCTGGAATGGGGTGAGCACCATCCCAGGATGCAGTCCAGGCGTCTTCTTGAACACCCGCTGGACCGAGGTCCGCAACGACTGCTGCGGGATGACGAAGCCGATGCGGCGACCGGCGATCACATCCGCGTAGCCCTCGGCGAAGAACTCCGCGAACATCGAGTCCCGGTCGAGGTCCTCCGTGCGAGGCCGGTCGGCGATGTCGCGAAGCAGCTTGATCAGGTAGATCGCGACGATCGTCTTGCCGGTGCCAGGCGCGCCCTGGATCACGCTCGTGGTGCGCCGCTCTGACCCGAGGTCGGCGAACAGTCCCTCGAGGATGTCCTCGACGGCGATCGCCTGCTCATGCGTGAGCGCCTTGAAGGGCGACAGCTTGAAGAGGTCGCTGTTGCGGATCTCGGGAATGCTGCGCTCGAAGAGCCCGTCATCGCGCAGCTGCTCGAAGATCTCGCGGAAGGTCCCCTGGTATCGCTCGCGGTCGTAGTAGTCGGCGTCGATGATGCCGTCGTTGCGATTCAGCACCCGATACTTGCCTTCGCCGCTGAATAGGCCGATGAGGTAGGACTCGAGGTCGAGGCACACTGACTTGTTGAACTTGGGGTCCATGACGACTCGCATGGATTCGAGGTGGCGCTTCTCAGGCGCTGCCCGATGCTGCTTCGCCCGGCTCGCCATGTTCAGCGACTCGCCGATGTAGACGTCTCCGCCGCCGTTGAGCGTGTAGACGACCGGCCAGTTCGCTGCCTTCGGGTGCGCCTTCGCCCATGCCTGCACCTGCTCGTCGACGAACGGCAGGCGTTCGATCTCAAAGCCGGTCATGCTTCGTCATCCGCCCCTTGGCTCGCTCGACCGGGTACTTCGCCTTGGTCTTCTCGAGCTTCTCGAGCACGATCGCGTCGGGGTCGAGTCCGAGCCGGTCGGCCAGCATGAGGCAGTAGGTGAGCACGTCGGCGAGCTCTTCCTGCACCGCTTGCGCGTCGTCGCGAGGACCCCACTGGTAGCACTCGAGCAGCTCCGCGGCCTCGATCGAGATGCTCTTCGCGAGGTTCTCCGGAGTATGGAACTGCTCCCAGTCGCGCTCGGCGACCATGTCGCGGAGCGCTTGCGTCACCGAGTCCGAAGCCATGCGCCCACGCTAGGACACGCGCCGGATGAGTTGGTGGATGCGAATCAGAGTTCTCCACAGGCCAGCGCAAATCCCCTCGCGGCCATCGCGACCCGGCGTATCCTGCCCACAGGACTCACCGACGAGGGGACACGCCGATGGGAACGCTCGACCGGCTCACCGCCGCGCAGGGATCCACCAAGCGCGACGTCGCAGCCATGACCACCGCGATCGCAGAGCGCGACGCGGACGCACCCGTGCGCGCCGTCTTCCGCGAGGACCGCTACGGGCTCTTCGAGTACGCGGGCACGGTCGCGACCGTGTCCGACGGGTCGCGCCTGCTCGCGGCTCGCGCGTTCGACTCCGGCACCGGCAAGCCGACCACTCCCCTCCGCGCGTTCGAGGCGCTCGAGACGCTCGGCGACCTCGACGGCGATGCCGTCGACGCGAACGACCTCGCCCACGGCGACCTCGCATCCGCCCGCCTCGAGCACTCGCTCTACGGGCAGTTCGACGTCACGGGCGTCGCACTCCAGACGCCCGACGGCAGCCGCACGCTCATCGGCGAGTGGATCGTCGCCGACGGGGGCAAGCCCGCGCCGACGGTGACCGAGGTGCGCCGGATCGCGAGCGCCGGCGACCACGACATCGCGGTGCCATCGCAGCTCGCACACGTCGAGACGGACGTGGTCTGATCATGGCCGCGCGCGCGAAGACCGTCGACCCTCCGCTGTCGACCGGCCCGATCCGCGTCAACAGCGACCAGCACTACGTTCTCTCCCTCTGCGAGCAGATCGTCGGCCGCCGCGCGCTGCGCGAGTTCTCGTTCGACTGGCTGCGCGCGGACCCGGATGCGCGCGGCACCCGCCGCAAGCTGCCGGTCGACGCCTACTGGCCTGAGTTCGCGGCCGCTGCGCAGTACTTCGCCGGCCCGATCATCCCCGACCTCAAGACCGCGTCGGAGCGCACGCTGCAGCGCATCGCCTACGACCAGCGTCGCCGCACCGAGTGCGCTCGCTACCGCATCCAGCTGGTCGAGATCTCGAGCGAGCAGCTCGCCCACCGCGGCACGAAGCTGCTGCGCGACGTCGAGCACGACCTCGCCGTGCTGCGACCGCTCGTCGCGGCTGCGATGCCGTAGCGACCAGCGCCGTCAGTCGAGGTCCATCTCGTCGGCGAGCTGGCACCCGAGGATCATGTCGACGAACGATGGATCGAGTGAGCGCGCCTCGACCGTGGAGATCGGCACGCGAACGCGTTCGTAGGAGCGCGTGTCCAGTGCCCGGCTGACGATGCGGTTGCCCCACACCGTCGAGCACAGCCGGTGGCCAGAGAGCCAGCAGGCACTTGCGACCGCCGAGCCGACAGCGACCTGGTGCCACGGCACATCCGACACCACGAGCGCCCAGCCCTCGTCGCCGTGCGAGACGGTCGTCTCACGCATCCTCACCCTCCACGTCAGCAGCATCCCTGCCGACGTCAGGCAAGGATGCGACGCTACACCCGCGAGCACGTCGTGGAAAGCAAGCAAGCAAGATTGCAAGATTGCACCGCGGCTGGATCTCACCGCCACTCGGCCGGATCGCATGGCGCGACCGGCCCACCCCGGGTGCGATGATCGCTCCATGCTGGGCGTGACGGACCTCGGCGGCTACCTCGCCGGGTTGGCCGTCATCATCCTCATGCCCGGGCCGAACTCGATGTACGTGCTGTCGGTCGCGGCCCGCCGCGGCATCCGCGCCGGCTACGTCGCTGCGTCGGGCGTCTTCCTCGGGGATGCGGTGCTCATCGTGCTCACGGCGCTTGGGGTCGCATCGGTGCTGGCGGCGAATCCGATGCTGTTCACGATTGTGCAGTGGGGCGGCGCCGCGTACCTGGCGTTCCTCGCCATCACGTCGCTGCGGGCGGCGTGGAAGCAGCTCCGCCAGCGTCGCGTGCTGCGTGCGCCCGAGGACACCTCCCCCATCGACCTCGTGCGCCTCGAGGCCGCCGGCATCGACGCGGGCGAGCTCGACGTGAGCCGCGAGGCCCTCGCGACGAAGCCGGCGAAGGTCGAGCGACCGTTCCGCCGCGCGTTCATCGTGAGCATCCTCAACCCGAAGGCGATCCTGTTCATGTTCGCCTTCTTCGTGCAGTTCGTCGACCCGACGTACGAGGCGCCGGCGCTCACGTTCGCGCTGCTCGGCGGCCTGCTCGAGCTCGGCAGCGCCCTCTATCTGACGACGCTCATCCTCGTCGGCTCGCGCCTGGCGGATGCGGTGCGCCGCCGCCCGCTCATCGCCGCCGGCGGCAACGCCGCGATCGGCACGGTCTTCCTCGGGTTCGCCGCGAAGCTGGTGACGAGCCCGCTGCACTGAGTCGACGCACGAGAGCCACGAGTCGCGATCAATCCCGCAAGCTGTACCAGCTGCTCATCACGTCGTTCGCAAGGTCTTCGGATGCCTCGTCCGTCGTGATGAGCGCGACAGCCCCGTCTCGCGCTGCCCAGATCGTGTGACTCTCGCCGCTCTGCACGTGAACTGCGTCGACGAACGCAGCATCGAGAGCCTCGGGGGACGAAGCGGCCACCATGAGCACCGGCTGCGCGTCGGCATCGCTCGAGATTCGGCATGAGACCGTCTCCACGAATCCGCTCGTGTCGACCGAGAAGACGCCGTCCTGCGCCCCGGGGCTATGCGGGACGTCGAGGCATGGGATCTCGACCTGCAATTCGCTGACCGTTGCCATCGCGCCAGGTTGACCACCCCACGGTTGCGCAGAGAGCGGCACCATCCTCGCGTTCCAGGCGTGGATGCCCCCAACGACGATCAGGACGAGCGACAGCACGGCGACAGCCATGGTCGCGAGATGCGTCGCTTGACTCAAGCCGGCGGAGGTCCGTCGAGCGACCAATGCCGCCGCTCCTGCAACCATGCCGCCGACGAACGTCAGCCAGTTGGCCTGGCCGAGGAGCAGGGGAAGTCCCGCAGCCACGAGCGGAACGATCGATGCCACCGCAACCCAATTGGTCGCTCCCCTGGGGTCAAGGGCGTGGCTCGGCCCATCCTGCTGCGGAGGCCGTGGAGGAGCCACGCTCGCGTGCACCGGCACGGCGTAGGCCAGCGACGGCGGAGGGCCGCCGAGCGCGGCATCCGGGTAGGCAGGCGACGGAGGCGGACCCTGCCGCATCGGCGCGGGCGACCACTCGCGCATCCGTCTCGCGTGCAACTGCGTCGCGACAACGTGGAAGATCGCCCAGGCCACCAAGGCGACGAGGCCAACGGCCAGCGCAAGCCAGACGAGCAGCGCAGCGAGCAGCACGGTCATCATCACCTGAATGAATCCGAGTCCCACCGAGGTCTCACGCATGCTCACCTCGACAAGCGTCATAGAGTCGCATGATCGAATCGTAGGTCACGAAGGACCAGCGTCGATGCGGCCGACGTCTGTCGCCTCAGACCGCGTAGGCCGTCGCGCGCTCCACCCATGCCTCCAGGTGCGCAGCAGTTGCGACCTCGCCCGGGCCGGACCATCCGTGCAGCTCGCGCCGCCACGCATCCGGAATGCTCGATGCACCCGCCGCGGCACCCGCGAGCGCGCCGGCGATCGCGGCGACCGTGTCGGTGTCGTTGCCGCAGCGCACGGCGAGCACGAGGCGCCGCTCGAGCGTCTCGGCGTGCGCGATCGCCGACCACGACGCCTGCAGCGCGTGCACGACCCATCCGTTTTGCGGGAACTGCCACGGCATGAGCCGCTCGGCCTCGTCGAACCGGGCCAGCCACGTCTCGCGACGCTCGAACGGCACGTGGCGGATGCCACGGTGCACGTCGATCTCGCCGGTGCGGATCGCGTGACGGATGGCGAGCGACCACAGCACGCACGCGTCGCCGGTCTCGGCGTCGAAGTGGGTGAGGTCGCTGATGGCTCGGGCCGCGTGCACGAGACGCTCCTCCTGACCGCCGCCGAGGAAGGCGAGCGCGACCGGGCCGGTGCGCATCAGGCTGCCGTTGCCGCCGCTGCGTCCCGCCTGGTCGTGGATGGTGCGAGCGGCTGCCCGCGCGGCCTCGGCAGTCGGCGACTCGAGCGAGCCGAGCACGGCGCGGATCTGGTTGCCGACATCCTTCGCACCCGACGCCCACTGCGCCCAGGTCGCGACCAGCAGGTCGAGCGTCGATTCGTCGGCGAGCTCGCGCCCGTCGGCAAGCGCGCGCAGGATCGGCACGGCCATCGACGTGTCGTCGGTCCACTCGCCGAGCTCCCAGTCGAACGCACCGCCTGCACGCATCACGACGGCGTCGTCGCTCGGCAGCGGCGGCTGGAACTCGCACGGCGCACCGAGTGCGTCGCCGGTCGCGGAACCGAGGATGGCGCCGAGGGCGCGGTCGCGGGTGGCTTCGTCGAGCATGGCTTCCTCACTGCGGCGCTCCGCACGCCCATGCGTCAGCCAACCAGAAGTGACCTGTGGACAACTGCGCCAGGTTCGCAGAGGCTGCTCGTATGGTCGCGGGCATGGTTCGACGTCGTTGGATGCGGTGGGGCGCGGTGGGCGCCGCCGCTGCGGTGGCGTTGACGGGGTGCGTCGGGGAGGACGAGCCGGCACCGTCGCCGAGCGCAGCCGAGCCTTCGCCGTCGCTGAGCAACGACGAACTCGCCGATACCTCTCTTGACGCCTATCAGGGCTTTCAGGACGAGCTGAACGCCATGTACCAGGCTTTCGACTCGGACTACACGCGACTTCTGCCATGGTCCGGTCCAGAACTCGCGACCGACGCAGTCGCATCCATGGAACAGACCCACGCCACCGGTCTCAACATCGACGGCGCGCCGGCCGTCGTATCTGCCGAAGTCGAGTCGAACGACGGCGACGCAGCGTCGGTCATTGTTTGCGTCGACGGCTCGGGTGTT
The sequence above is a segment of the Agrococcus jejuensis genome. Coding sequences within it:
- the drmB gene encoding DUF1998 domain-containing protein; amino-acid sequence: MKRIEHELRLSETVRPYGVGSIVDVSGASLVAPDTSWWKPSNAPLLRCERLEAELSDGELRMAPYVADRPGARTYRLEYRRFPEWRFCDRCARLSRQTGSDKGSFTNRCQECRGGLVPVRFVAMCEGGSHVQDIQWFAWVHRGRTASAEHRQCRPDNTLRLRRVPGAGESLAGLVASCDRCSRSRSLSEVIGSEALTIDGFSCFGKQPWQSTKTDCPRPLRAVLRTSTSGYLADTLTALDIPEEQEQSAKSAEAIRQHAFFAKLQADPHGPFGDALVEMIAQETGLEADIVRAVAESGTSSSPDAVRRLKAGEWSAFVSRLEVQQDEHDPEFIVRRTARSSEVEAAGSVALAQRIRTFGAVDRVRVVSALRGFRRVSEDAEYVSADLRQVQSAKKIYPSMEQFGEGIIMTFDEGALADWESHPLVQRRVRDLAQAANVAMDSARLPDVTPRWVALHTLSHLLLRRLAFASGYTSASLSERIYAHGSESDPEAGIFIYTASGDAQGTLGGLARLARPRNFIGVLLEALEDAEVCSNDPVCLESGQAAVRANLAACHGCALVAETSCEVNNRFLDRALLLGGAGIADFEAMPGLLERVVSESRTMFA
- a CDS encoding DNA cytosine methyltransferase encodes the protein MPDSIHVLDLFAGAGGLTRGFHEASPRFRSVAAVEFDAAAAAAFSRNFSEAAVHPMDIRAWLDEGGATVGMAKVIVGGPPCQGFSTLGKRKVDDERNELWRQYERTILAVQPEYFVVENVAAFEKSPQFEQFQASTDGGELKDYAFKSGILNAADFGAPQARKRAILIGHHRDLPFPGWPTPTHKGRHVTVSEALASIPEPTDGIDLPDHRTIDFAGRTFRGSFTASELHLSRNYTDLSRRRFAAIPPGGNRFDLPDDLKAKCWIGHTSGSGDVMGRLHLHRPSVTIRTEFFKPEKGRYLHPRANRAITHREAARLQGFPDSHRFVGSKTEMARQIGNAVPVQLGAAIARNLEVALR
- a CDS encoding DUF2075 domain-containing protein; this encodes MTGFEIERLPFVDEQVQAWAKAHPKAANWPVVYTLNGGGDVYIGESLNMASRAKQHRAAPEKRHLESMRVVMDPKFNKSVCLDLESYLIGLFSGEGKYRVLNRNDGIIDADYYDRERYQGTFREIFEQLRDDGLFERSIPEIRNSDLFKLSPFKALTHEQAIAVEDILEGLFADLGSERRTTSVIQGAPGTGKTIVAIYLIKLLRDIADRPRTEDLDRDSMFAEFFAEGYADVIAGRRIGFVIPQQSLRTSVQRVFKKTPGLHPGMVLTPFQVGNSEHDFDILVVDEAHRLNQRANQPSGPKNKQFQQITERLFGFDDASKTQLDWIQAKAKHVILMLDRAQSVRPADLPAATTAALVDEARRDDRLYPLTSQMRVAAGEDYVGFTRALLGDDPPAPTSFRDYDLRVFDDLGAMRREIRKRDDEVGLARLVAGYAWPWASKKDPTAYDIELDGERMRWNVTATDWINSPTSRDEVGSIHTVQGYDLNYAGVIIGPEVSLAPDGRVQFVRERYFDKKGAENNPKLGIVYSDADLLEFVRNVYSVLLTRGMRGTYVYVVDPALRERLRTTIATVDGR
- a CDS encoding nucleotide pyrophosphohydrolase; this translates as MASDSVTQALRDMVAERDWEQFHTPENLAKSISIEAAELLECYQWGPRDDAQAVQEELADVLTYCLMLADRLGLDPDAIVLEKLEKTKAKYPVERAKGRMTKHDRL
- the leuE gene encoding leucine efflux protein LeuE, which encodes MLGVTDLGGYLAGLAVIILMPGPNSMYVLSVAARRGIRAGYVAASGVFLGDAVLIVLTALGVASVLAANPMLFTIVQWGGAAYLAFLAITSLRAAWKQLRQRRVLRAPEDTSPIDLVRLEAAGIDAGELDVSREALATKPAKVERPFRRAFIVSILNPKAILFMFAFFVQFVDPTYEAPALTFALLGGLLELGSALYLTTLILVGSRLADAVRRRPLIAAGGNAAIGTVFLGFAAKLVTSPLH
- a CDS encoding ADP-ribosylglycohydrolase family protein → MLDEATRDRALGAILGSATGDALGAPCEFQPPLPSDDAVVMRAGGAFDWELGEWTDDTSMAVPILRALADGRELADESTLDLLVATWAQWASGAKDVGNQIRAVLGSLESPTAEAARAAARTIHDQAGRSGGNGSLMRTGPVALAFLGGGQEERLVHAARAISDLTHFDAETGDACVLWSLAIRHAIRTGEIDVHRGIRHVPFERRETWLARFDEAERLMPWQFPQNGWVVHALQASWSAIAHAETLERRLVLAVRCGNDTDTVAAIAGALAGAAAGASSIPDAWRRELHGWSGPGEVATAAHLEAWVERATAYAV